The following DNA comes from Microbacterium foliorum.
GTCACGCACGAGCGGCGCGGTGAGGGGGATCAACGTCTTCAACGCACTGACAGCTCGCGCGGTGACGACATCGAAGCCCACTGGGCGACTCACGTCCTCGGCACGCGCTCGAAGCACCTCGACGTTGTCGAGGTGCAATTCTGCAACCTGCTCGTTGAGCCAGATCACGCGGCGTTCCATCGGCTCGATGAGCGTCCACTGCACATCGGGCCGCGCGATCGCCAGCACGATTCCGGGCAGGCCGGCACCAGAGCCGATATCCGCAACGGATCCGTGGAACAGCGGAGCAGCGATGACACTGTTCAGGATGTGTCTGGTCCACAGACGGGGCAACTCCAGGGGGCCGATCAGGCCCCTCTCCTCGCCATGCTCAGTGAGGGCCGCCGAGAACTGGCGTGCCAGCTCGATCCGATCCCCGAACAGCTCAGCGGCTACGGAAGGCTCGATCTCAACGTCACTCACTGCGGCATCCCGACCAGATGTTTCACGTGAAACGTCAACGACGACGCAGAACCGTGTGGCGGTCAGCGCCCTCGCCGTAGGACTCGGAGACAAGTCCCTGATCAGCGGCAATATCGTGGACCAGCTTGCGCTCGTAGCTCGACATCGCGGGCAGGGACGCCTGCGTCGCGCCATCATCGAGCTTCGCAGCCGCCGCGTTGACGAGCGTCTCGAGCTGGCGACGCCGCGCATCCCGGGACCCGCCGACATCGAGGATCAGTCGTGAGAACGAACCGGTCTTGTTCTGAACAGCGAGGCGAGTCAGTTCCTGCAGAGCCTGCACCGTGTCGGGCGCCGACAGCAGAGCAAGTCCATCTCCTTCAGCCTCGACCGACACATAGGCGCGGCCCTGGCGTACATCGAGATTCAGATCGCCATCGATGTCTGCGATATCGAGCAGCTCCTCGAGGTAGTCGG
Coding sequences within:
- the rsmG gene encoding 16S rRNA (guanine(527)-N(7))-methyltransferase RsmG codes for the protein MSDVEIEPSVAAELFGDRIELARQFSAALTEHGEERGLIGPLELPRLWTRHILNSVIAAPLFHGSVADIGSGAGLPGIVLAIARPDVQWTLIEPMERRVIWLNEQVAELHLDNVEVLRARAEDVSRPVGFDVVTARAVSALKTLIPLTAPLVRDGGELILLKGMNADNEIDAAQKQIKKFRLSHVRVERLGENVLPETTRVVRAVVR
- a CDS encoding Jag family protein; its protein translation is MTDNMTETVEPTVADLENEGDVAADYLEELLDIADIDGDLNLDVRQGRAYVSVEAEGDGLALLSAPDTVQALQELTRLAVQNKTGSFSRLILDVGGSRDARRRQLETLVNAAAAKLDDGATQASLPAMSSYERKLVHDIAADQGLVSESYGEGADRHTVLRRR